From one Mycolicibacterium sp. HK-90 genomic stretch:
- a CDS encoding beta-phosphoglucomutase family hydrolase, translated as MLGLPEQITACLFDLDGVLTDTASVHKKAWKAMFDGYLRDRSDRTGEPFTAFDIDADYLNYVDGKKREDGVRSFLGSRGIELPEGTADDPAGAETVHGLGNRKNAAFHQTLRKDGVEVFEGSRRYLQDATRAGLRRAVVSSSANTEEVLRITGLDAFIEQRVDGVTMRDENLPGKPAPDSFLRAAELLAVSPAQAAVFEDALAGVAAGRAGKFGYVVGVDRVGHAEQLRREGADIVVTDLAELG; from the coding sequence GTGCTGGGCCTACCCGAGCAGATCACCGCCTGCCTGTTCGACCTCGACGGCGTCCTCACCGACACCGCGAGTGTGCACAAGAAGGCCTGGAAGGCCATGTTCGACGGATACCTGCGGGACCGCTCCGACCGGACCGGCGAACCGTTCACCGCGTTCGACATCGACGCCGACTACCTGAACTACGTCGACGGCAAGAAACGGGAGGACGGGGTCCGGTCGTTCCTCGGCAGCCGCGGTATCGAGCTGCCCGAGGGAACCGCGGACGATCCGGCAGGCGCCGAGACCGTGCATGGTCTCGGCAACCGCAAGAACGCGGCGTTCCACCAGACCTTGCGGAAGGACGGAGTCGAGGTGTTCGAGGGTTCGCGACGCTATCTGCAGGACGCGACCCGGGCAGGCCTACGCCGGGCGGTGGTGTCCTCCAGCGCCAACACCGAGGAGGTGCTCCGGATCACCGGATTGGACGCATTCATCGAGCAGCGCGTGGACGGGGTGACGATGCGCGACGAGAACCTGCCGGGCAAGCCGGCTCCCGACAGCTTCCTGCGGGCGGCCGAACTACTGGCAGTCTCGCCCGCACAGGCCGCGGTTTTCGAGGACGCGCTGGCCGGGGTCGCGGCGGGCCGGGCGGGGAAGTTCGGTTACGTCGTCGGTGTGGACCGCGTGGGGCACGCCGAGCAGCTGCGCCGCGAAGGCGCTGACATCGTGGTCACCGACCTGGCCGAGCTGGGGTAG
- a CDS encoding glycoside hydrolase family 65 protein, giving the protein MITHDAYPVEPWQVRETRLDLNLLAQSESLFALSNGHIGLRGNLDEGEPYGLPGTYLAGFFEVRPLPYAEAGFGYPEAGQTVVDVTNGKLLRLLVDDEPFDVRYGELIEHERTLDLRAGTLTRLAHWCSPAGKQVRVVSTRLVSFAHRGVAAIEYTVEAIDEFVRVTVQSELVTNEDQPETSGDPRVSAVLKHPLHSVHHENTDRGALLVHRTLGSGLMMAAAMDHDVEVPGRVEVSTDSKEDLARTTVICGLRAGQKLRIVKYLAYGWSSLRSRPALRDQAAGAITGARYSGWQGLLDSQRAYLDEFWDCADVEVEGDPDCQQAVRFGLFHVLQASARAERRAIAGKGLTGTGYDGHAFWDTEGFVLPVLTYTKPQAAADALRWRASTLGLARERAGLLDLKGASFPWRTIRGEECSAYWPAGTAAWHINADIAAAFERYRVVTGDDSLELECGLAVLVDTARLWMSLGHHDRHGIWHLDGVTGPDEYTAVVRDNVFTNLMASHNLRVAADACLRHPDASYAMGVTTEETASWRDAADAAHIPYDEELGVHPQCTGFTTLAEWNFTDNTSYPLLLHEPYVRLYPAQVLKQADLVLAMQWQSHAFTPEQKARNVDYYERRTTRDSSLSACTQAVMCAEVGHLELAHDYAYEAALIDLRDLHQNTRDGLHMASLAGAWTALVAGFGGLRDDEGIMALDPHLPDGISCLRFRLRWKGFRVTVEANHRDVTYTLRDGPDGSLTIRHAGDDVVLSTRATTTVKVEPRHPLLPPPPQPHGREPVRRRTGHPEH; this is encoded by the coding sequence ATGATCACCCACGACGCGTATCCGGTGGAACCATGGCAGGTGCGCGAGACCCGACTGGATCTCAACCTGCTGGCGCAGTCCGAATCTCTGTTCGCGCTGTCCAACGGTCACATCGGCCTGCGCGGCAACCTCGACGAGGGTGAGCCGTACGGACTGCCCGGGACTTACCTGGCCGGCTTCTTCGAAGTACGCCCATTGCCTTATGCCGAAGCCGGGTTCGGTTACCCCGAGGCCGGGCAGACCGTCGTCGACGTCACCAACGGAAAGCTGTTGCGGCTGTTGGTCGACGACGAGCCCTTCGACGTCCGCTACGGCGAGCTGATCGAGCACGAGCGCACCCTCGACCTACGCGCCGGAACGCTGACCCGGCTGGCGCACTGGTGCTCACCGGCGGGAAAGCAGGTCAGGGTCGTCTCCACCCGCCTGGTGTCGTTCGCCCATCGCGGCGTCGCCGCCATCGAGTACACCGTCGAGGCCATCGATGAATTCGTCCGGGTGACAGTGCAATCCGAACTCGTCACCAACGAGGACCAACCCGAGACGTCCGGCGACCCGCGGGTTTCGGCGGTGCTGAAGCACCCGTTGCACTCCGTGCATCACGAGAACACCGATCGTGGAGCACTTTTGGTACACCGCACCCTCGGCAGTGGGCTGATGATGGCGGCCGCGATGGACCACGACGTCGAGGTGCCGGGGCGGGTGGAGGTCAGCACCGACTCGAAGGAGGATCTGGCCCGGACCACGGTGATCTGCGGACTGCGCGCCGGACAGAAGCTGCGCATCGTGAAGTATCTCGCCTACGGCTGGTCGAGTCTGCGGTCGCGGCCGGCACTGCGTGATCAGGCCGCCGGCGCGATCACCGGCGCGCGATACAGCGGGTGGCAAGGCTTGCTGGACTCCCAACGCGCCTACCTCGACGAGTTCTGGGATTGCGCCGACGTCGAGGTCGAGGGCGACCCGGACTGCCAGCAGGCCGTACGATTCGGGCTGTTCCACGTGCTGCAGGCCAGCGCCCGCGCCGAGCGGCGCGCCATCGCGGGCAAGGGGCTGACCGGCACCGGCTACGACGGTCACGCCTTCTGGGACACCGAGGGTTTCGTGCTGCCGGTGCTCACGTACACCAAGCCGCAGGCGGCCGCGGACGCGCTGCGCTGGCGGGCGTCCACGCTCGGTCTGGCCCGCGAGCGCGCCGGCCTGCTCGACCTGAAGGGCGCCAGTTTCCCGTGGCGCACCATCCGAGGTGAGGAGTGCTCGGCCTACTGGCCCGCGGGTACGGCCGCATGGCACATCAACGCCGACATCGCGGCCGCGTTCGAACGCTATCGCGTTGTCACCGGCGATGATTCGCTGGAGCTGGAATGCGGTCTGGCTGTTCTCGTGGACACCGCCCGGTTGTGGATGTCGCTCGGACATCATGACCGCCACGGGATCTGGCATCTGGACGGGGTGACCGGGCCCGACGAATACACCGCGGTGGTACGCGACAATGTCTTCACCAACCTGATGGCGTCCCACAACCTCCGGGTTGCAGCCGACGCCTGCCTCCGGCACCCTGATGCCTCGTACGCGATGGGCGTGACCACCGAGGAGACCGCGTCGTGGCGCGACGCCGCCGACGCCGCCCACATTCCCTACGACGAAGAGCTGGGCGTCCATCCCCAGTGCACCGGGTTCACCACGCTGGCCGAGTGGAACTTCACCGACAACACCTCCTATCCGCTGCTGCTCCACGAACCGTATGTGCGGCTCTACCCGGCCCAGGTACTCAAGCAGGCCGACCTGGTGCTGGCGATGCAGTGGCAGAGCCACGCGTTCACCCCGGAGCAGAAGGCCCGCAACGTCGACTACTACGAGCGGCGCACCACCCGGGACTCATCGCTGTCGGCATGCACCCAGGCGGTGATGTGCGCGGAGGTGGGACACCTGGAACTGGCGCACGACTATGCGTACGAGGCCGCGCTGATCGATCTGCGCGACCTCCACCAGAACACCCGCGACGGCCTGCACATGGCCTCACTGGCCGGAGCCTGGACCGCGCTGGTGGCCGGGTTTGGCGGACTGCGCGACGACGAGGGCATCATGGCGCTGGACCCGCACCTGCCCGACGGCATCTCCTGTCTGCGTTTCCGGTTGCGGTGGAAGGGATTCCGGGTGACGGTCGAGGCGAACCACCGCGACGTCACGTACACCTTGCGGGACGGGCCGGACGGGTCGCTGACCATCCGCCATGCCGGCGACGACGTGGTACTGAGCACCCGCGCGACGAC